One window of the Ignavibacteriales bacterium genome contains the following:
- a CDS encoding aldo/keto reductase: MKYRKLGTSDVSVSEISLGCWTMGGLNWVNGTPNGWANVDEKEISEAINYAIDHGVNHFDNADVYGNGKAERMLSRILGKRTNNFIIATKIGWFPGTAEHAYEPKHIRHQCEQSLVNLKRDYIDLYYFHHGDFGEKDKYLDDAIEVMYKLRDEGKIRLIGQSAYRHEDFVKLIPKVKPDVIQSFASALDDRFVKEGSPTRKMLDEYSVSFVAFGPVAQGLLLGKYHQGNPPQFEAGDHRANADRFRPENLAKLEPQIEKLKNKFGPSNPELSRAALQYLLHYKQVGSVIPGFRNLDQVKSNLSGTDNPLNDEEFNFIQKVFSE; encoded by the coding sequence ATGAAATACAGAAAACTTGGTACTTCTGATGTAAGCGTTTCTGAAATCAGTTTGGGATGCTGGACAATGGGCGGATTGAATTGGGTAAATGGTACTCCGAATGGCTGGGCAAACGTTGATGAAAAAGAAATTTCTGAAGCAATAAATTATGCTATCGATCATGGTGTCAATCATTTTGATAATGCAGACGTTTATGGAAACGGCAAAGCGGAAAGAATGCTTTCAAGAATTCTTGGAAAACGAACAAACAATTTTATTATTGCTACAAAAATTGGCTGGTTTCCTGGAACGGCTGAGCACGCTTACGAACCAAAACACATTCGTCATCAGTGCGAGCAATCATTAGTAAATCTTAAAAGAGATTATATTGATTTATATTATTTCCATCACGGAGATTTTGGCGAGAAGGACAAATATCTTGATGATGCTATCGAAGTAATGTATAAACTACGTGATGAGGGGAAGATAAGATTGATAGGTCAATCTGCATATAGGCATGAAGATTTTGTGAAGTTAATTCCTAAAGTCAAACCGGATGTTATACAAAGTTTTGCTAGTGCTTTGGATGATAGATTTGTAAAAGAGGGTTCTCCTACTCGTAAAATGCTTGATGAGTATAGTGTTTCATTCGTTGCATTTGGCCCGGTTGCGCAAGGATTATTGCTTGGAAAATACCATCAAGGTAATCCACCACAGTTTGAAGCTGGCGATCATCGTGCAAATGCTGATAGATTTAGACCAGAGAATCTTGCAAAACTTGAACCTCAGATTGAAAAACTTAAAAACAAATTTGGCCCTTCAAATCCGGAACTATCAAGAGCAGCTCTACAATATCTTTTACATTACAAACAAGTCGGTTCAGTAATTCCGGGTTTTAGAAATCTTGATCAGGTAAAATCAAATTTAAGCGGGACGGATAATCCGTTAAATGATGAAGAATTTAATTTTATACAAAAAGTATTCTCTGAATAA
- a CDS encoding response regulator transcription factor yields the protein MIVEDNRFTRSGWEAVIQANKKFNLVGSFANCETAFNSDVPPKTDLVLMDIGLPGISGIEGVKYLKEKFPNIIIVMCTVHEDNEEIFQAICSGAVGYLTKRTSPEELIKSLIDAYNGGSPMTPSVARKVISSFQNFNPNVEAKKIIELNEREQQILTLMARGKSYNAIADEVFLSIDGVYYHIRHIYEKLHVHSRAEAVAEGLKKRIIRAP from the coding sequence ATGATAGTTGAAGACAACCGATTTACGAGAAGTGGCTGGGAAGCGGTTATTCAGGCAAATAAAAAATTTAATCTGGTAGGTTCATTTGCTAATTGCGAAACTGCATTTAATTCCGATGTACCGCCTAAAACGGACTTAGTTTTGATGGATATTGGCTTACCAGGAATTTCTGGAATTGAAGGTGTTAAATATCTAAAGGAAAAATTTCCTAATATAATAATTGTTATGTGTACGGTTCATGAAGATAACGAAGAAATATTCCAGGCAATTTGTTCGGGTGCAGTTGGTTATTTAACTAAAAGAACATCACCAGAGGAATTAATTAAATCTTTGATCGATGCCTATAATGGAGGCTCTCCTATGACACCTAGTGTTGCTAGAAAAGTCATTAGTTCATTTCAAAATTTTAATCCGAATGTTGAAGCAAAAAAAATAATTGAATTAAATGAAAGGGAACAGCAAATATTAACCTTAATGGCTCGGGGAAAATCATATAACGCAATTGCTGATGAAGTGTTTTTGTCGATTGATGGAGTTTATTATCACATTCGACACATTTATGAAAAACTACACGTTCACAGTCGTGCAGAAGCAGTGGCAGAAGGATTAAAAAAGAGAATAATTAGAGCGCCCTAA
- a CDS encoding T9SS type A sorting domain-containing protein: MKKYLCLLSINLLLITSNSSPQGWNFQNPVSEGKVLTSCSFLNENDGFAVGLEGTILQTTDGGSHWEKLGSPTTYNLSGVCFIDATNAIAVGEYGIILKKSFGSNDWIVQSISQYPKLNDVEFLNSDFGIMVGDGGTLLRSTDGGNSWTTQTSNTPYNLNSINIIDVNTLIAVGDNAAIIKSTDAGLTWFTQTSPINQQFFDVSFANTNIGVITGFNGTILYTSDGGNNWNISAQLTFNEINNVKFFNLTKCVAVCSSFLIILSSDGGQTWESVQNYFYPDGGNDISILNDTTAVSVGYGITKTSDQGITWLAQSGGIINTLYGVCFNDINHGTAVGAQGTIYRTNDSGNSWSQQLIGGQDLLSVGFADVNNGFVTGYDARILHTTDGGQNWELQFENGFYLWFNDISVTDINNATAVGQGGRILRTTDAGTNWTLQSSDPGYNLYAVDFIDNNIGFAVGDYGTILHTTNGGNNWELQNSNYPNSYLFAVSFIDENNGVAVGGDQFSIYSLFLKTTDGGQNWISINQTIAENYLYDVQFITPNVLTAVGSYADIYRSTNAGLTWVMQDSGRTSSLSSVSFVDEMNGTAVGDNGAILHTTNGGVTFIGNEENHSLPQNFVLNQNYPNPFNPSTKISWQSPVSSWQTLKIFDVLGNEIATLVNEYKPAGFYNVEFTMNNLSSGIYFYQLKAGDFIQTKKMILMK; this comes from the coding sequence ATGAAAAAGTATTTGTGTTTGTTATCTATAAATTTATTATTGATAACTTCTAATTCATCTCCACAGGGTTGGAATTTCCAAAACCCAGTATCTGAAGGAAAAGTTCTGACTTCTTGTAGTTTTTTAAACGAAAATGATGGTTTTGCAGTAGGCTTAGAGGGCACTATCCTTCAAACTACAGATGGTGGATCGCATTGGGAAAAATTAGGAAGTCCAACTACATATAATTTATCCGGTGTATGTTTTATCGATGCAACTAATGCAATTGCAGTTGGTGAATACGGAATAATTTTAAAAAAATCATTTGGTTCAAACGATTGGATTGTTCAATCAATCTCCCAATATCCAAAATTAAATGATGTAGAATTTCTTAATTCAGATTTTGGTATTATGGTTGGAGACGGAGGCACTTTGCTTCGCTCAACTGATGGTGGTAATAGCTGGACAACACAAACAAGTAATACTCCATACAATCTAAACTCAATTAATATTATTGATGTAAATACTCTTATCGCAGTCGGCGATAATGCAGCAATCATTAAAAGCACTGATGCCGGACTAACCTGGTTCACGCAAACAAGCCCTATAAATCAGCAATTTTTTGATGTGTCATTTGCAAATACAAACATTGGCGTTATTACTGGATTTAATGGAACAATACTATATACTTCTGATGGTGGTAATAACTGGAATATTTCTGCACAGTTAACATTTAACGAAATAAACAATGTAAAATTTTTTAATTTAACTAAATGCGTTGCGGTTTGCAGTAGTTTTCTGATAATTCTATCCTCTGATGGTGGGCAAACTTGGGAATCAGTTCAAAATTATTTTTATCCTGACGGTGGGAATGATATTAGTATATTAAATGATACCACAGCGGTTTCGGTTGGATATGGAATAACCAAAACTTCTGACCAGGGAATTACGTGGTTAGCACAATCGGGTGGAATTATCAATACTTTATATGGAGTCTGTTTTAATGATATTAACCATGGAACTGCCGTTGGTGCTCAAGGAACAATTTACAGGACTAACGATAGCGGTAACAGTTGGTCTCAACAATTGATTGGTGGGCAAGATTTACTATCTGTTGGTTTTGCTGATGTTAACAACGGTTTTGTTACAGGTTATGATGCGAGGATATTACATACCACCGACGGAGGACAAAATTGGGAATTGCAATTTGAAAATGGATTTTATCTTTGGTTCAATGATATATCGGTAACAGATATTAACAATGCTACTGCTGTTGGTCAGGGGGGAAGAATACTTAGGACTACAGATGCCGGTACAAATTGGACACTTCAATCAAGTGACCCAGGATATAACCTTTATGCTGTTGATTTTATTGACAATAATATTGGTTTTGCTGTTGGAGATTATGGAACAATTCTTCATACAACAAATGGTGGGAACAATTGGGAATTGCAAAATAGTAATTATCCAAATTCTTATCTTTTTGCTGTTTCTTTTATTGATGAGAATAATGGTGTAGCAGTAGGCGGAGATCAGTTTTCAATTTATTCTTTATTTCTGAAAACTACAGATGGCGGGCAAAACTGGATATCCATTAATCAAACTATCGCTGAAAACTACCTTTATGATGTTCAATTTATTACACCTAATGTTTTAACAGCTGTTGGTAGTTATGCGGATATTTATAGAAGTACTAATGCAGGATTAACTTGGGTAATGCAAGATAGCGGAAGAACTAGCAGCCTGTCTTCGGTTTCTTTTGTTGATGAAATGAATGGCACCGCCGTTGGGGATAATGGAGCAATTCTGCACACAACTAACGGCGGAGTTACATTTATCGGTAATGAGGAAAATCATTCTCTACCTCAAAATTTTGTTCTTAACCAAAACTACCCGAATCCTTTTAATCCAAGTACAAAAATTAGTTGGCAGTCGCCAGTTAGCAGTTGGCAAACCTTAAAAATATTTGATGTGCTTGGTAATGAAATTGCGACACTTGTTAATGAGTACAAACCTGCGGGATTTTACAATGTAGAATTTACAATGAACAATTTAAGTTCTGGAATTTATTTCTATCAGCTTAAAGCCGGAGATTTTATTCAAACCAAAAAAATGATTTTGATGAAATAA